In Streptomyces venezuelae, the sequence ACCCGGAGGTCCTCCCGCATGAGCAGCACGACGCCGTCCTTTCCCGACCGTATGGAGCTGACGGGCGAGGGCCTGGTCCTGCGCGACTGGACAGCGGCGGACCTGGCGGCGATGCCCGAGCTCTTCGACCACCCCGACATCGCCTACTGGACGCCGATCGTCTCCCCCTTCGACGCGGAGGCCGCCCGCAACCGTCTGGAGCGGGCGCAGCGGCTGCGCAAGGAGGGTACGGCCGTCCTGCTGGCCATCACCGTCGACGGGGGCGCCCCGCTCGGCGAGGTGATGCTCAAGCGCGCGCCCGAGGGCACGGAGCTCGGATACGCCCTCGGTCCGGCGCACCGGGGCCAGGGTCTGGCTGCCCGGGCGGTGCGGGTGATGGCCGCGTACGCCTTCGAGCAGCTGGGGGTGGACCGGGTGATCCTGGAGCTGGAGGCCGAGAACGCCTCCAGCGTCGGTGTGGCCACCCGGGCCGGGTTCCGCCTCCTCGACGTACCGCTGATCACGGGCGAGGAGAAGGGGCGGCCCTACACGCTCCAGACCTGGGGCCTCGACCGCTCCTGAACCCGCAGGCCCGGGGCGGAGGCTGCCACCGGGGCCGCGGGCCGCGGACCGGGGGCCTGGAGTGCGAAGGCCTCGGAGAGCAGTTCGTACGAGCGCCGGCGGTCCGCCGGGTCGCAGGTCAGGGTGTTGACGATCAGCTCGTCCACACCGTGGCTCCCGGCGAGGGCCGTCAGCGCAGCGGCGACCTGCTCCGGTGCCCCGGAGACCAGGGCCGTGCGGTGCACCTTGGCCCGTTCCAGTTCCGCGCCCGTCCAGCGGTGACGGCGCGCGGTCTCGTACGCCGGGAGCGGGCCGTCCTCGCCGAGGTCCTTGCGGGCACGCCACAGCAGCAGGCTCTGGGCCAGTTCCTCGGCGCGCCCGGCGCTGTCCGCCGTCACCACGCGTACCGCGAGGGCGCCGCCCGGCCGGTCGCCCGTGGCGGTGCGGAACCGGTCGCGGTAGTCCTCGAAGGCCTCCTGGCCGCCCACCGGGGAGAAGAAGTGCCCGAACGCGAACTCGGTACCCAGCAGCCCGGCCAGCCGCGCCGACTCGCGTCCCGCGCCCAGGAGCCACATCTGCGGCGGGACCGGAGCGTGCGGGACGACTCCGCCCCCGGTCAGCAGTGCGCGCAGCCCGGCCAGCCGCTGCGGGAAGTCGCGGGCGGGACCCCCGGCACGGCCGATGCCGAGGTCGACCCGTCCGGGGTGGAGGGAGGCCAGTACGCCGAACACCTCGGCCACCTTCGCCGGGTCGTAGCGGGGCAGCAGCACCCCGCCGGTCCCGATCCGCATCCGCGAGGTGTGGGCGAGCAGGGTGGCCGCGAGGATCTCCGGCGCGCTGCTCGCGAAGCCGGGCGAGTCGTGGTGTTCGGCGACCCAGTAGCGGGTGTAGCCGAGGGCCTCGGCGGCTCGGGCGAGATCCACGGAGGCGCGCAGTGCCTGGTCCGGGGTGTGGTCCTCGCCCACCGGGGTCTGGTCGAGCACGGACAGTCGCAGTTCTGTCATGACGGGCCGCCTTTCAGTGCTGGTGGACGGGGAGGCCGGTGGCGCCCGCCATGGTCGCGGGGACGATCCTGAAGTCCCTTTCGAAGACCAGGTTGTGGAGGTCCGCGGCGGCGATCGCACGCAGGGTGGGCAGTTCGGCGGCTGCCTGTGCGTCGTCGAAGACGTTCAGCGGCCATTCGGAGACCGTCGCGCCGCGCAGGTGCGGGTGGTGGAAGGAGGCTCCGTAGTGCGCGTACAGCGTCACGGGCGGGATGTCGGCGGCCGACTGCTCGTCCCACCACAGGGTCCAGGCGTGGAAGAGGCTGCGGTCGTCGGCTCGTTGGACTCCGCTCGCGTCGATCACGCCCTGTCCGAGGAGCAGTTCGTCGTTGAGTTCGCCGAGCGCCTGGCGGGCGTACGGGTCCAGCAGGCGCGCGGCGGTACGGAAGTGCTCCTCCTTGTCGGGACGGGAGACGGAGCCGCCGTGGATGCCGTCGCGCAGATCGGCGAAGTGGCGCAGCAGGGCGTCGAGGTTGGGGACGTCGGAGACGGTCATGTCAGCTCCAGGAAGAGGGGGAGGGGAGGGTTGCGGGGTCGTTCCGTACGGTGATCCGGCGCAAGGCCAGTCCGAGCCAGCCGCGCATCGACGCCTCCGGGTGCCCGCCCGGGCCGCGGCCCGGCTGCAGGAACGCCCCGTGGCCCGTCTGCCGGAACTCCCGCAGGGCGACGTGCACCCCGGCCGCCCGCAGCAGGCGCCCGTAGTGGTGCACGTCGTCGCCGACGGGGTCGAGGTCGCCGGTGGCCATCACGGCCGGTGCGAGTCCACGCAGGTCGGTGGCCTCGAAGGGGGTGCTGTGGATCCGGGTGCCGTCCGCGGCGACGGGCCGGCCCGGGTGCCGGTAGTCCTCCCAGGCCGCCGTCAGGTAGGCGGCGGTGGGGAACATGTCCGGGAAGCGGTGGTACGAGGCCGCCGCGCAGCGGGGGTCCAGCGGCGGGTACGCCAGTACCTGCGCGGCCAGCGGCACCCCGCGGTCGCGGCAGACGAGGGCGGCCGACGCGGCCAGGGTGCCGCCGGCGCTGTCGCCTCCCACGGCCAGGACGGGCGGGGCGCAGGTGGCGGCGGTCGAGGAGGCGGAGGAGGCGGCGGTGGACCGGGCGCCGGCGGGCCCGCCCGGCTGTTCCCCGGCCCAGGTCAGGGCGGACAGGATGTCCTCGACCATGGCCGGGTGGCGTACGTCCGGGGCCAGCCGGTAGTCCACGCTCACCACGCCGAAGCCGGAGTGGCGGGCGAGTTCGGCGGTGGCTCCGTGCCAGTCCTGGGCGGATCCGGCGCGCCAGCTGCCCCCATGGGCCCACACCAGCCAGCCCTGCGGTGAAGCGGTACCGGGCCGGTACACCCGGGCGGACAGGGGCCCGGACGGGGTGGGCACGGACACCTGCTCCCAGCTGACGACGGTGGGTGTGGCCATCGGGGTTCCTTTCCATCGGTAGCCGGCGCTCGCGCCGGGCCCGGGGCCAACGTTCGCGGCCGGGGCAGGGCTGTCACAAGGCGGAGTTGCCTTAGTGGAGGCGGGCACTTCGTCAGCTGGGCTGCTTGGCGCGGAGGAAGAGGACGGTGGTGAGGATGCCGGCCACCACGATGGCGGTGTTCACGATGACCGCCGTGGTGATGCCCGCGTGGATGTCGGTGTTGGCGGCGGCGACCGCGGACATGATCGGTGTGCCCATCGTGATGCCGATCTGCTGGGTCATGGTCGCCAGACCGGTGGCCATGCCCTGCTCGTGGTCCGGCAGACCCGTCGTCGCCGTCACCATGAACCCGACGATCACCAGCATGTTGCCGACACCACCGGCGAACGTCGCGACGAGCAGCAGCCACATGGACGCCGACGTCTCACCCAGCGCGACCAGACTCAGCGTCGCGACCGCCTGCAGCACACCACCGATGATCAGCGTCGACCGTGTGCCCACCGCACCGATCACCCGCGGTGCGATCGAGCCACCGATCACCGTGCCGACACCCAGCACACCGAACGACAGACCAGCCGTCAGCGGCGAGAAGTCCAGCACCTCCTGCAGGTAGAGCGTCATCAGGAAGACCAGGCTGGTCTCGGTGAGGAACGCGATCAGACCCGCGATGTTGCCCCACGCCACCGTCTTCTTCTTCAACACCGACACCGGCACCAGCGGAGCCGACGACTTCGCCTCGATCGCGTAGAAGGCGATCAGCAGCACCACACCGGCGACCAGCCAGCCCAGCGCCGATCCCGAACCCCAACCGTGCTCACCCGCCTGCGTCAACCCGTAGATCAGCGCCAGCAGACCCAGCGTCACCGCCGTGGCTCCGGGCACGTCCAGCTTCGGACGCACCGACGGACGCGACTCCTTGATCACCGTCGGAGCGATGAACAACACCGCCAGCGCCACCGGCACGTTGATGAAGAACGCCCACCGCCACGACAGCAGGTCCGTCAGAACGCCACCGAGGATGGCGCCCGTGGTGAACCCCGCCGACATCAGAGCACCGTTGAGACCCAGCGCCTTCTGCCGCAGCGGCCCCTCCGGGAACGACGTCGTCAGCAGCGACAGACCGGCTGGCGTGACCGCCGCCGTCGCCAGACCCTGGAACACCCGCGCCGCGATCAGCATCTCCGGCGAGGTCGCCAGACCACCCGCCAGCGAGGACAGACCCAGCACCGCAAGCCCCACCAGGAACAGCCGGCGCCGACCGAACAGATCCGCCACCCGCCCGAACAGCAGGGTGAAACCGGCCGCACACAGCGCGAACGACGTCGCGATCCACTGCAGGTTCGACAAGGAGAAACCGAGCCCGTCACCGATCACCGGCAACGCCACGTTCAGAATCGAAAAATCGACCGCCAGCATGAACTGCGCCACCAGCAGCACCACGAGAACCAACCTGAGGCGCCCGTCCAGCCGAACGGGGCCTTCGGCTCCTCCCCCTTCCCCTGCACCCGCGTCAACACGCGCTCCCTCGACAACCGACATCGCCATACATCCTTTCGATCACAACTGAGGCCTTCGGCTCGAAGGCCGGTACTCGCCGGGGAAGCCGGCTCAGGCAGGGGGCGGCGCCGAGGCGCGGCGCCGGAGTTCTTCGGAGAGTTCCTGCCAGTCCCGTGCGCACTGGGCGGCCGCGGCGGCCGCCGTCTCCACGCGGTACGGGGGTATTGCGGCGACGATCCGCTCCCACTGGCGCAGTCCGCTCACCTGGAGGTCGAGCATGCGGAGCAGCAGCCTGCCCGCATCGCTCAGCCTGAGCAGGGGGTCCTTGCACAGGCTGGTGACCAGTGCGGGCAGTGGCTGCCCCCGGACCCGGGCGGGGACCGGGGGCGGTGCGGGGGCCTGGGTGCCCGCGGAGCGGCGCTGGGCGGCCGGTACGGGGTCCGCACCGGCTCCGATCCGGCGCCGTACGTCCCGCACGGTCGACGGCGCGATGCCCGCCTCCCGCGCGATCTGCCGCAGCGACGCGGTGGGACGGCCGGCCAGCAGCCGGGCCGCGGCCTCCCGGCCGCGGACCGGATCGGCGGGCCGGACGCGGCCGTCCTGGCCGACGCGGCCCGGTGGGGCGGGCCCGGGAGCCTCGCGGCGCCGTAGTGCCCCGACGGTCTTGCCCGCCAGCCCGGTGCGCCGCGCGATGCCGCGGTCGGACCAGTCGGGGTGGGACCGCAGGATCCGCAGCGCCGCGGCGGTCCGTTCGGCATGGGTCAGCGGGAGCCCGTGACTGATGTTGGCCTCGACCGAGAGCACGAACGCGTCCTCGGCGCTGCCGTCGAAGTACGTCACCGCCACCGTGTCCTGCCCGCGCAGCAGGGCCGCCCGCAGCCGGTGCGTGCCGTCGATGATCCGCATGGTGGGCCGGTGCACGAGCAGCGGCGGCAGCGTCCGGACGGACTGGGCGAGGGCCTGTGCATGGCTCTCGTCCACCCGGACGGTGCGGGGGGAATCCGCGTCGAGCAGTGCGCCGACCGGAACCTCGGCCGCGACGGCGGGGGTTGGCGTCGCGGGCCGCGGGTTCGGCTCGTCCATGTAGTTCACCTCCTTCTCCGCACTCGGTGCTTCGGACGCCGCTCCGATCGGTGGAGCGGCGCCCGAGAAGAAATTACGTAATTACCGTTCGGTAACCAATCGCGAGGCCGAACCCCGCTGAGATCTGGGCAAGTTGGCGAAGGAGTGCCTGGTCGGGTGGGCGACCGCGGAACTTCCCCGGTCGCCCACCGGGCGGCCGCTCAGACCCCCGCGAGCTCCTCGGATCGGACGAACTCCCTGAGCCAGGAGACGAATTCGGGGCCGAGGTCGGCACGCTCACAGGCGAGCCGGACCGTCGCGCGCAGGTACTCGGCGCGGTCCCCGGTGTCGTAGCGCCGGCCGGAGAAGACGACGCCGTGCACGGGGCGTCCGGCGTGGACCAGCGTGCGCAGGGCATCGGTCAGCTGGATCTCGCCGCCGCGCCCCGGGGTGGTGTTCCGCAGGACCTCGAAGATCTCGGGGTCGAGCAGGTAGCGGCCGATGACGGCCAGGTTGCTGGGGGCCGTACCGGGCTCCGGCTTCTCCACCAGCTCGGTGACGCGCACGCCGTCGCCGCCGCCCGCCGAACGCTCCACCGCGGCGCATCCGTACTGGTGGATCGCCTGCGGATGCACCTCCATGAGGGCCACGACACTGCCTCCGAGCCGCTCCCGCACCTCGGCCATGCGGGCGAGCAGGGGGTCGCGGGGGTCGATCAGGTCGTCGGCCAGGAGGACGGCGAAGGGCTCGCGGCCGACGTGGGGCGCGGCGCACAGGACGGCGTGCCCGAGACCCTTGGGGTCCCGCTGGCGCACGTAGTGGATGTCGGCGAGTTCGGTCGAGGCGCAGACGCTCCTGAGTTTGTCCTGATCACCGCGGCGCTGGAGGGCCTCCTCCAGCTCGTGGTTGCGGTCGAAGTGGTCTTCCAGCGGCCGCTTGTTGCGTCCGGTGACCATGAGGATGTCGGACATCCCCGCCGCGACGGCCTCCTCCACCACGTACTGGATGGCCGGCTTGTCGACCACCGGAAGCATTTCCTTCGGGGTGGCCTTGGTCAGCGGGAGGAATCGCGTCCCGAGTCCGGCGGCGGGGATCACTGCTTTGGTTATCCGGTGAGGTGTGGAATTCATGCCACCGACGCTAGGGCGATCTGCCTCCCGTCGGTTCGAATTACCTCGCCTTTCTTCCTACTTGGGCATTTCCGGGGCCGCCGGAACGGCAGCGATGCCCCGCCGGACGAGCCGCCACAGCTCTCTGAGCTCGCCGGTCACCGCGCCGGGGTGCTCGCCCCGGCCCCGGCGCACCCGGGTGACGACGCCACCCACCAGATGCGCCGTCAGCAGGGTGACCGGGCTCGGGTCCACCTCCGGGTCCAGCTGACCCTGCTCCGCGGCCTGTTCCAGCAGCTCCTTGACGTCTGGAAGCCAGCAGCCGCACCAGTCGGGTCCGGCGCCCACCCGTTCCTGGGTGAGGCGCGCCGCGGCGCGCACGGCCGCGTCCGTCTCGATCAGCCGGCCGAGGGCCAGCACCAGCGCGGAAACCGTGTCCAGCGCCGGGCCGCCACGGGCCGTCACCCCTTCGACCACTCTCCGGGTGGCGGCCCGCCCCGAATCCTCGACGGCCGAGGCCAACTCCCCTTTCGCCGAGAAGTGAAAAGTGAGAGCCCCGATCGAAATACCGGCGGAGCGGCTCAGCCGGGAAAGCGAGGTCCCGTCGTACCCGTTGCGGTCGAATTCAGCGGCGGCCACCGAGATCAGATGATTACGGGTGCGTACGCCGCGCTCTTGCTTCACCACTGCACTATCACTGCCATCCAGGTCGTTCCTCACGAGCCATCGCGCCCCGCACGGAGATGGCTGCCTCCAGCGTCACCCCGGCACCGGCCGCGGACAACGCCGACTTGACGAAGAAGCACCCATGCCCCACCTCGCCGGGGGGGGCGGCCCGGAAGGGCTGCGGCACGGCTCCGGCGCGGGAGCCGCTGTCCTCCGGACCCCAACGTGCCGAAGTCGTGGCCGGAGCGCCATGGGTTCGCTAGAAAAAAAACGAACGTTCTGTATTCTATGACTGCTACCGACGGCGCATGCCGACGTCCGCAGTGGAGGGGGAGACAGATGACGACACGGACGAGGACCAGAGCCCTGGCTGCCGGCGACACCGCCCTGGCCGACTTCACCGAGCGCCTCTTCGGTCACTTACCGAGAGCCGACCAGCGGCGCTGGGCCCGGGTCTACCTGCAGGGGCTGCTCACGACCCCGGGCAAAAAATCCGTACGCAGGCTCGCGGCGTCCGTCACCGACTCGCCCACGGCCTCCCAGTCCCTGCAGCAGTTCATCAACGCGAGCCCCTGGGACTGGAATCCGGCCCGTACCGAACTGCTCCGGTGGGTGGAGGAACGACACCCCGTGCGGGCCTGGACGATCGGGCAGGTCTGCTTCCCCAAACGCGGTGAGCACTCGGTCGGCGTGCACCGCCGCTTCGACCCGGTCGCCGGACGCATCGTCAACTGCCAGTTGGGCTTCTGCCTCTTCCTGTCCCTGGACGGCATGAGCGTGCCCGTCGACTGGCGGCTGGCACTGCCCGAGGCCTGGGCGGCGGATCCCGTCCTGCGCCGCCGGGCACGCGTCTCCCCCGAGGTCGTGCACCAGGCGCCGGAGGCCCTCGTACTGGAGCTCGTCGACTCGATCGCCGCCCGCACCTCGTCGGCGCGTCCTCCCGTGGTCGCCGACCTCAGCCGCCTCGCCGGCGCCGCCGCCCTGATCGGCGTGCTCGGCCGCCGCGGGCACGACTTCCTCGTGTCCGTACCGCCCGCTCTCCCGGTCCGCGCCGCCGCCCTGGCCCACGGCCCCGATCCCGCGCGGGCGCCCGGGCGCGGGGAGACCACCGCGGGCGACTTCGCCCGGCTGGGCAACACCAGCCACCCGTACGCCACGCCGCTCACCGGGCCCGACGCGCGTGCGCGGCGGCAGCGCATCCACTCGGCGCTGGTCCGGGTGCCGGACGGGGATGCGGCGGGGCGGGGGGCTCAGCAGATCTACCGGCTGTTCGGCGAGCGGCGGCCGGACCGGCGGGGCGGCGGGCCCGTCTGGCTCACCAACATGAACCGCCACCGGATGGACGACCTGCTGCACCTGGTGCGGGGGGCGGCCCGGTCCACGGCGGTACTCGGCTCGCTGGCCGACGAGTTCGGGCTCCTCGATTTCGAGGGCCGGTCCTTCCCGGGCTGGCACCACCACATGACGCTGATGTCGGCGGCCTACGCGTACGCGTATGCGGTGCGGGAACCCGGGCAGGGCGGGCGGCGGTCCGCCTGAGCAGGCGTGGCCCGGGGGAACCAGGCCGCGCCGGGCAGCGGGCTCCGCCCGGACCCTCCCCCGGCCACCGCCGGACCGGAGGTGTCCCCTGCTCGAACGCCGGCGGGGCTGGATGACGGGCGGAGCCCGGATACCGGGTGCGGGACGGGCCCGGTGGGGTCAGCCGCGGATGAGGGCGAGGACCTCGTCGCGGACCTTCGCCAGCGTCGCCTCGTCCCGGGCCTCCACGTTCAGGCGCAGCAGCGGCTCGGTGTTGGAGGCGCGGACGTTGAACCACCAGTCGCCGGCCGTGGCGGTCAGACCGTCCAGCTCGTCGATCGTGACACCCTCCGCGTCACCGTAGGCGGCCTTCACCGCCGCCAGGCGCCCCGCCTGGTCGTCGACCGTGGAGTTGATCTCCCCCGAGCCCGCGTACCGGTCGTAGGAGGCCACCAGCTCCGACAGCGGACCGTCCTGGCCGCCCAGCGCCGCCAGCACGTGCAGCGCCGCCAGCATGCCGGTGTCCGCGTTCCAGAAGTCCCTGAAGTAGTAGTGCGCCGAGTGCTCGCCGCCGAAGATCGCACCCGTCCTGGCCATCTCCTCCTTGATGAACGAGTGGCCGACGCGGGTGCGGACCGGGGTGCCGCCGCTCTCCCGCACCACCTCCGGCACCGACCACGAGGTGATCAGGTTGTGGATCACCGTGCCCGACCCTCCGTTGCGGGCCAGCTCGCGCGCCGCGACCAGTGCCGTGATCGCCGACGGCGAGACCCCGACACCCCGCTCGTCCACGATGAAACAGCGGTCCGCGTCCCCGTCGAACGCGATACCCAGGTCCGCGCCCTCCGCCAGGACCCGGGCCTGCAGGTCCACGATGTTCTTCGGGTCCAGCGGATTCGCCTCGTGGTTCGGGAACGTCCCGTCCAGCTCGAAGTACATCTGCGTGACGTCCAGCGGCAGTCCCTCGAAGACGGTCGGGACCGTGTGGCCCCCCATCCCGTTGCCCGCGTCCACCACCACCTTCAGCGGACGGATCGACGCCAGGTCGACCAGGCCCTTCAGGTGGGCGGCGTACCCGGGGAGGG encodes:
- a CDS encoding GNAT family N-acetyltransferase, translating into MSSTTPSFPDRMELTGEGLVLRDWTAADLAAMPELFDHPDIAYWTPIVSPFDAEAARNRLERAQRLRKEGTAVLLAITVDGGAPLGEVMLKRAPEGTELGYALGPAHRGQGLAARAVRVMAAYAFEQLGVDRVILELEAENASSVGVATRAGFRLLDVPLITGEEKGRPYTLQTWGLDRS
- a CDS encoding LLM class flavin-dependent oxidoreductase: MTELRLSVLDQTPVGEDHTPDQALRASVDLARAAEALGYTRYWVAEHHDSPGFASSAPEILAATLLAHTSRMRIGTGGVLLPRYDPAKVAEVFGVLASLHPGRVDLGIGRAGGPARDFPQRLAGLRALLTGGGVVPHAPVPPQMWLLGAGRESARLAGLLGTEFAFGHFFSPVGGQEAFEDYRDRFRTATGDRPGGALAVRVVTADSAGRAEELAQSLLLWRARKDLGEDGPLPAYETARRHRWTGAELERAKVHRTALVSGAPEQVAAALTALAGSHGVDELIVNTLTCDPADRRRSYELLSEAFALQAPGPRPAAPVAASAPGLRVQERSRPQVWSV
- a CDS encoding alpha/beta hydrolase fold domain-containing protein, producing the protein MATPTVVSWEQVSVPTPSGPLSARVYRPGTASPQGWLVWAHGGSWRAGSAQDWHGATAELARHSGFGVVSVDYRLAPDVRHPAMVEDILSALTWAGEQPGGPAGARSTAASSASSTAATCAPPVLAVGGDSAGGTLAASAALVCRDRGVPLAAQVLAYPPLDPRCAAASYHRFPDMFPTAAYLTAAWEDYRHPGRPVAADGTRIHSTPFEATDLRGLAPAVMATGDLDPVGDDVHHYGRLLRAAGVHVALREFRQTGHGAFLQPGRGPGGHPEASMRGWLGLALRRITVRNDPATLPSPSSWS
- a CDS encoding MFS transporter yields the protein MSVVEGARVDAGAGEGGGAEGPVRLDGRLRLVLVVLLVAQFMLAVDFSILNVALPVIGDGLGFSLSNLQWIATSFALCAAGFTLLFGRVADLFGRRRLFLVGLAVLGLSSLAGGLATSPEMLIAARVFQGLATAAVTPAGLSLLTTSFPEGPLRQKALGLNGALMSAGFTTGAILGGVLTDLLSWRWAFFINVPVALAVLFIAPTVIKESRPSVRPKLDVPGATAVTLGLLALIYGLTQAGEHGWGSGSALGWLVAGVVLLIAFYAIEAKSSAPLVPVSVLKKKTVAWGNIAGLIAFLTETSLVFLMTLYLQEVLDFSPLTAGLSFGVLGVGTVIGGSIAPRVIGAVGTRSTLIIGGVLQAVATLSLVALGETSASMWLLLVATFAGGVGNMLVIVGFMVTATTGLPDHEQGMATGLATMTQQIGITMGTPIMSAVAAANTDIHAGITTAVIVNTAIVVAGILTTVLFLRAKQPS
- a CDS encoding ParB/RepB/Spo0J family partition protein, translated to MDEPNPRPATPTPAVAAEVPVGALLDADSPRTVRVDESHAQALAQSVRTLPPLLVHRPTMRIIDGTHRLRAALLRGQDTVAVTYFDGSAEDAFVLSVEANISHGLPLTHAERTAAALRILRSHPDWSDRGIARRTGLAGKTVGALRRREAPGPAPPGRVGQDGRVRPADPVRGREAAARLLAGRPTASLRQIAREAGIAPSTVRDVRRRIGAGADPVPAAQRRSAGTQAPAPPPVPARVRGQPLPALVTSLCKDPLLRLSDAGRLLLRMLDLQVSGLRQWERIVAAIPPYRVETAAAAAAQCARDWQELSEELRRRASAPPPA
- the galU gene encoding UTP--glucose-1-phosphate uridylyltransferase GalU, encoding MNSTPHRITKAVIPAAGLGTRFLPLTKATPKEMLPVVDKPAIQYVVEEAVAAGMSDILMVTGRNKRPLEDHFDRNHELEEALQRRGDQDKLRSVCASTELADIHYVRQRDPKGLGHAVLCAAPHVGREPFAVLLADDLIDPRDPLLARMAEVRERLGGSVVALMEVHPQAIHQYGCAAVERSAGGGDGVRVTELVEKPEPGTAPSNLAVIGRYLLDPEIFEVLRNTTPGRGGEIQLTDALRTLVHAGRPVHGVVFSGRRYDTGDRAEYLRATVRLACERADLGPEFVSWLREFVRSEELAGV
- a CDS encoding TetR/AcrR family transcriptional regulator — encoded protein: MKQERGVRTRNHLISVAAAEFDRNGYDGTSLSRLSRSAGISIGALTFHFSAKGELASAVEDSGRAATRRVVEGVTARGGPALDTVSALVLALGRLIETDAAVRAAARLTQERVGAGPDWCGCWLPDVKELLEQAAEQGQLDPEVDPSPVTLLTAHLVGGVVTRVRRGRGEHPGAVTGELRELWRLVRRGIAAVPAAPEMPK
- a CDS encoding transposase → MTTRTRTRALAAGDTALADFTERLFGHLPRADQRRWARVYLQGLLTTPGKKSVRRLAASVTDSPTASQSLQQFINASPWDWNPARTELLRWVEERHPVRAWTIGQVCFPKRGEHSVGVHRRFDPVAGRIVNCQLGFCLFLSLDGMSVPVDWRLALPEAWAADPVLRRRARVSPEVVHQAPEALVLELVDSIAARTSSARPPVVADLSRLAGAAALIGVLGRRGHDFLVSVPPALPVRAAALAHGPDPARAPGRGETTAGDFARLGNTSHPYATPLTGPDARARRQRIHSALVRVPDGDAAGRGAQQIYRLFGERRPDRRGGGPVWLTNMNRHRMDDLLHLVRGAARSTAVLGSLADEFGLLDFEGRSFPGWHHHMTLMSAAYAYAYAVREPGQGGRRSA
- a CDS encoding phosphomannomutase/phosphoglucomutase, which gives rise to MSDLSNIVKAYDVRGVVPDEWDESLAELFGAAFVEVVGASAIVIGHDMRPSSPGLSAAFARGAAARGVDVTLIGLCSTDQLYYASGALDLPGAMFTASHNPAKYNGIKLCRAGAAPVGQDTGLSQIRELVEKWSEEGAPAVPAGTAAGTVTEQDSLPGYAAHLKGLVDLASIRPLKVVVDAGNGMGGHTVPTVFEGLPLDVTQMYFELDGTFPNHEANPLDPKNIVDLQARVLAEGADLGIAFDGDADRCFIVDERGVGVSPSAITALVAARELARNGGSGTVIHNLITSWSVPEVVRESGGTPVRTRVGHSFIKEEMARTGAIFGGEHSAHYYFRDFWNADTGMLAALHVLAALGGQDGPLSELVASYDRYAGSGEINSTVDDQAGRLAAVKAAYGDAEGVTIDELDGLTATAGDWWFNVRASNTEPLLRLNVEARDEATLAKVRDEVLALIRG